In the genome of Dermacentor silvarum isolate Dsil-2018 chromosome 1, BIME_Dsil_1.4, whole genome shotgun sequence, one region contains:
- the LOC119448397 gene encoding RING finger protein 151-like: MPADPSVYSAETFEPRPDQELVCTVSRGVFREQVEWPCRHVFCSICIPGMPPIGTLRRREMSVSQLAPAVPLVANMIARLNVRCPRGGEGCPVKVHMDSLKRHLDSSESRNAQCPDCGAQKRPSELSWQPSERWQPCGRCCHSG, translated from the exons ATGCCGGCAGATCCATCCGTCTACTCGGCGGAGACCTTCGAGCCCAGGCCAGACCAAGAGCTGGTGTGCACCGTGTCCCGGGGCGTCTTTCGAGAACAAGTCGAATGGCCCTGCCGCCACGTGTTCTGTTCCATCTGTATCCCTGGCATGCCTCCAATTGGCACGTTGCGTCGCCGAGAGATGTCCGTGTCGCAGCTCGCGCCCGCGGTGCCCCTCGTGGCCAACATGATCGCCCGGCTCAATGTGCGCTGCCCACGTGGAGGTGAAGGCTGCCCCGTGAAG GTGCATATGGATTCCCTGAAGCGCCACCTGGATTCTTCGGAGTCCCGCAACGCGCAGTGCCCGGACTGCGGAGCCCAGAAGCGCCCCTCGGAGCTGAGCTGGCAGCCGAGCGAGCGCTGGCAGCCGTGCGGACG CTGCTGCCACTCTGGTTGA